One window of Micropterus dolomieu isolate WLL.071019.BEF.003 ecotype Adirondacks linkage group LG13, ASM2129224v1, whole genome shotgun sequence genomic DNA carries:
- the LOC123982191 gene encoding torsin-1A-like, translating to MKVGILYLLLCVTLSSACLRQEMHEHCMMACDTVTEILSDFWNIRKHIQMDLKCDPKWTAHHAAGLQADLENKLFGQHIASRIILKAVNEFMRNDNPQKPLVLSLHGPTGTGKTHVSNLIAESIYKKDRSFVHIFHSDYHFPHKSKIETCKSQLQQWIKCNLANCARSIFIFDEMDKMHPELIKSIKPFLGNNNPYGGSFFQKAIYIFISNTGGQTITQTALDFWKAGDREKIELRDLETSIPVSAFNNNGGLWYSHLIVENPVDFFIPFLPLEYRHVVQCAISEMRDRGFKPDQNEAEKMAKDFVYFPETERVFSVKGCKTVQSKLDYYIK from the exons ATGAAAGTGGGAATCTTATATTTGCTGTTATGTGTCACATTATCGTCAGCCTGTTTGCGGCAAGAAATGCATGAACACTGCATGATGGCGTGTGACACTGTGACAGAAATACTGTCAGATTTCTGGAATATCAGGAAACACATACAAATGGATTTAAAATGCGATCCGAAATGGACAGCCCACCATGCAGCAG GTCTCCAGGCTGACCTGGAAAACAAACTGTTTGGACAGCACATTGCCTCACGCATCATCCTGAAAGCTGTGAATGAATTCATGAGAAACGACAACCCACAGAAGCCTCTGGTGCTGTCTCTGCACGGACCAACTGGCACAGGGAAGACCCATGTTAGTAACCTGATTGCTGAAAGCATTTACAAGAAGGACAGAAGCTTTGTTCATATTTTCCATTCTGATTATCACTTCCCACATAAAAGCAAAATTGAGACCTGCAAG TCTCAGTTACAGCAGTGGATCAAATGCAATCTCGCCAACTGTGCACGCTCCATATTTATCTTTGATGAGATGGACAAGATGCATCCTGAATTGATTAAAAGCATAAAGCCGTTCCTGGGGAACAACAATCCCTATGGAGGTTCCTTTTTTCAGAAAGCAATCTACATCTTCATAAG CAATACTGGCGGGCAGACCATCACACAGACAGCTTTAGACTTCTGGAAAGCAGGAGATCGAGAAAAGATTGAACTCAGAGACCTGGAAACATCGATCCCTGTCTCAGCATTTAACAACAATG GTGGCTTGTGGTATTCACATTTGATTGTTGAGAACCCGGTGGACTTTTTCATCCCGTTTCTGCCTCTGGAGTACCGGCACGTTGTCCAGTGTGCCATATCCGAGATGAGAGACAGAGGATTTAAGCCAGACCAAAATGAGGCAGAGAAGATGGCCAaagattttgtttatttcccCGAAACTGAGAGAGTTTTCTCTGTCAAAGGCTGCAAGACGGTACAGAGCAAATTGGACTactacataaaataa